A stretch of the Kroppenstedtia eburnea genome encodes the following:
- a CDS encoding LPXTG cell wall anchor domain-containing protein, which translates to MVVHKKKLAVITSFTVAGLLTANPVYANPAEDLSEEAQEQTSQASLEVKLGSENSGLSVKTPIVSIQTGEDEDEGPEDPGGNPGPEPNPEDPGDNPGPDPEPGDPGDNDGGDNPGGGNPGGDNPGGGTPGGGNPGGENPGGGNPGDDNKGPDGDDGGIVQPKPTNPVTAPDSPESVNTLPHAKDQQKLASKEGAKQSDQEEGGKLPKTSVSHPTQMAGGLLMSLLGAALLFIRRFRSNGA; encoded by the coding sequence TTGGTAGTTCACAAGAAGAAACTGGCTGTGATCACCTCTTTCACTGTAGCGGGATTGTTGACCGCCAACCCGGTGTATGCCAACCCTGCCGAGGACCTTTCCGAAGAGGCCCAGGAGCAGACCTCCCAAGCTTCACTGGAAGTCAAGCTGGGATCGGAAAACAGCGGGCTCTCGGTGAAAACCCCCATCGTTTCAATTCAGACGGGAGAGGATGAGGATGAAGGACCTGAAGACCCCGGCGGTAATCCAGGTCCTGAGCCAAATCCCGAAGACCCCGGTGATAATCCCGGGCCTGATCCGGAACCCGGTGACCCCGGCGACAACGACGGTGGCGATAACCCCGGTGGAGGCAACCCTGGTGGCGATAACCCCGGCGGTGGCACTCCCGGCGGTGGCAACCCCGGTGGTGAAAACCCCGGCGGTGGCAACCCTGGTGATGACAACAAAGGTCCCGATGGCGACGACGGCGGCATCGTCCAACCGAAACCCACCAATCCCGTAACCGCACCCGACAGCCCGGAATCGGTTAACACCCTGCCCCATGCCAAGGATCAACAGAAGCTGGCCTCCAAGGAAGGTGCAAAGCAGAGCGATCAGGAAGAAGGCGGCAAGTTGCCCAAGACCTCTGTCTCCCACCCGACCCAGATGGCCGGCGGCCTGCTGATGTCTCTCCTCGGTGCGGCCCTGCTCTTCATCCGCCGCTTCCGTTCCAACGGAGCCTGA
- the pilM gene encoding type IV pilus biogenesis protein PilM, translating into MPLFPRFSLGMEMNDSLFKLVEMKKGLRRTRLTQYVVHPLLPVWQEERTAVDREELIQSVRDALSGRRLRTRQVHLTLSNRHVTTGVWNIPEMRPSRMRRWIEKKVLPEWDLPYDDPHFDYQPIGHVWQEGDHQAVVVAVTSRAHVEQMVNLIGCCGLEPVSIDLAAHSLQRWVHFSDDGSLPRLVTLHVSGEGVEVNLFHHGVLQGGIYLSLKMDSFAGEGAHPGMDPLSPILSDPDPVAAYGHALLDALGKEGPDWLRRELWKPGRVWVLTGTGIDLNQLLNWMKSRETPPVRLGIGPREIMDEEMNLQASPWLETALPVPLGAALSGVYGE; encoded by the coding sequence ATGCCCCTGTTTCCACGTTTTTCTCTGGGGATGGAAATGAATGATTCCCTGTTTAAATTGGTGGAGATGAAGAAGGGCCTGCGGCGGACGCGCCTGACCCAATATGTGGTCCATCCTCTGTTGCCGGTCTGGCAGGAAGAGCGGACGGCAGTGGACCGGGAAGAGCTGATTCAGTCGGTTCGGGATGCCCTGTCGGGTCGACGTCTCCGAACCCGTCAGGTTCATCTCACGCTCAGCAACCGCCATGTGACCACCGGGGTGTGGAACATTCCTGAAATGCGTCCTTCCCGGATGCGGCGGTGGATTGAAAAGAAAGTGCTTCCGGAGTGGGATCTCCCCTATGACGACCCTCATTTCGATTATCAGCCGATCGGTCATGTCTGGCAGGAAGGGGATCACCAGGCAGTGGTGGTGGCGGTCACCTCCCGTGCTCATGTGGAGCAGATGGTGAATCTGATCGGCTGTTGCGGCTTGGAACCGGTCTCCATCGACTTGGCGGCCCACAGCTTGCAACGGTGGGTCCATTTTTCCGATGATGGCTCCCTGCCCCGCTTGGTCACTCTCCATGTGTCCGGGGAAGGGGTGGAGGTCAATCTGTTCCACCATGGAGTGCTGCAGGGAGGTATCTACCTGTCCCTGAAGATGGATTCCTTTGCGGGGGAAGGGGCCCATCCCGGCATGGATCCGCTTTCCCCGATATTATCAGACCCGGATCCTGTCGCCGCTTATGGTCATGCGCTCCTCGACGCACTGGGAAAGGAGGGTCCGGATTGGCTGAGACGCGAACTGTGGAAGCCGGGTCGGGTGTGGGTTCTGACGGGGACGGGGATCGATCTGAACCAACTGCTCAACTGGATGAAGAGCAGGGAGACTCCCCCGGTACGGCTGGGGATCGGTCCCCGGGAGATCATGGACGAGGAGATGAACCTTCAAGCCTCCCCCTGGCTGGAGACCGCCTTGCCCGTCCCCTTGGGGGCGGCATTGAGCGGAGTGTACGGCGAATGA